A region from the Desulfoglaeba alkanexedens ALDC genome encodes:
- a CDS encoding helix-turn-helix domain-containing protein, with protein sequence MGDKNDIQLAVKALQIGHKVRELRQKHRYTLQDLAHKTGLSKPFLSQIENNHVVPPIATLLKLARALNVGLAHFFQDQEENEKISITRPSDRMRMDRRPHQDKEQVNYIYESLERRKSSKRMEPFLVEFPVQEVERMEFQSHTGEEFLYLLEGKVEFRTGDRVEILEAGDSIYFDSDISHSFRCLSDQPAKAVAVLFSELSA encoded by the coding sequence ATGGGGGACAAGAACGACATCCAACTGGCGGTGAAAGCGCTGCAAATCGGCCACAAGGTCAGGGAATTGAGGCAGAAGCACCGGTACACCCTGCAGGATCTGGCTCACAAAACAGGACTTTCCAAGCCTTTCCTTTCGCAGATTGAGAACAATCACGTGGTCCCGCCCATCGCCACGTTGCTCAAGCTGGCGCGGGCTCTCAATGTCGGGCTGGCTCATTTTTTCCAGGACCAGGAAGAGAACGAGAAGATTTCCATCACCCGTCCCAGTGATCGGATGCGCATGGACCGCCGGCCGCACCAGGACAAAGAGCAGGTGAACTACATTTACGAGTCGCTGGAGAGGCGCAAGAGTTCGAAGCGCATGGAACCTTTTCTGGTGGAATTTCCGGTGCAGGAAGTGGAACGGATGGAGTTTCAGAGCCACACGGGAGAGGAATTTCTTTACCTGCTTGAAGGGAAGGTGGAGTTTCGGACTGGGGATCGCGTGGAAATTCTGGAGGCGGGCGACAGCATCTATTTCGATTCCGACATCAGCCACAGCTTCCGGTGCCTGAGCGACCAACCGGCCAAGGCGGTGGCGGTTCTGTTCAGCGAACTCAGCGCTTGA
- a CDS encoding ammonium transporter, producing MDSGDTAFMLVASALVMLMTPGLALFYGGLVRSKNVLGTMLQSFICLGVVSILWVLGGYSLAFGPDVGLFIGNLDWFALNAVGTAPGPYSDSIPHLVFCAFQLMFAILTPALITGAFAERLKFSAFMAFTILWSLLVYAPVCHWVWGGGWLAKLGALDFAGGTVIHINSGVAALAAALVVGKRKGYQREPFPPHNLPMTVLGAGLLWFGWFGFNAGSALSAGEIAALAFLNTQVATGAGAVSWILAEWVRLGKPTTLGAATGVLAGLVAITPAAGFVGPVSAVVIGLVAGVVCYGAVIAKERLGYDDSLDVVGVHGVGGLWGALATGLFASTAANPDGVNGLFFGNAHQFFIQAVGAAAALVYSFVLSWVLFKLIDAVIGLRVPLEDEVQGLDLTQHSETGYTWT from the coding sequence ATCGATTCAGGGGATACGGCGTTCATGCTGGTGGCTTCGGCTCTCGTCATGCTCATGACTCCGGGGCTCGCGCTTTTTTACGGCGGGCTGGTCCGGTCCAAGAACGTACTGGGGACCATGCTCCAAAGCTTCATCTGCCTGGGGGTGGTGTCCATCCTTTGGGTTCTGGGGGGCTACAGCCTGGCGTTCGGGCCCGACGTGGGCCTTTTCATCGGGAACCTGGACTGGTTCGCCTTGAACGCGGTGGGAACCGCCCCCGGGCCCTATTCGGATTCGATCCCGCACCTGGTGTTCTGCGCCTTCCAGTTGATGTTCGCGATCCTTACTCCGGCGCTCATCACCGGGGCCTTCGCCGAACGGCTGAAGTTTTCGGCTTTCATGGCGTTCACCATCCTGTGGAGCCTTCTGGTGTACGCGCCGGTCTGCCATTGGGTTTGGGGCGGTGGCTGGCTTGCCAAGCTCGGGGCGCTCGATTTCGCGGGAGGAACAGTCATCCACATCAATTCCGGCGTGGCCGCTCTGGCGGCCGCACTGGTGGTTGGAAAACGGAAAGGCTACCAGCGGGAACCGTTTCCGCCTCACAATCTTCCCATGACCGTCCTGGGGGCGGGACTCCTGTGGTTCGGATGGTTCGGGTTCAACGCGGGAAGCGCGCTGAGCGCCGGTGAGATCGCGGCGCTCGCCTTTTTAAACACGCAGGTCGCCACGGGGGCGGGCGCGGTCTCGTGGATCCTCGCCGAGTGGGTGCGCCTCGGAAAACCCACCACGCTGGGGGCGGCTACGGGGGTCCTGGCGGGCCTCGTGGCCATAACGCCTGCGGCCGGCTTCGTCGGACCGGTTTCGGCGGTCGTGATCGGCCTGGTGGCGGGCGTGGTCTGTTACGGGGCCGTCATTGCCAAGGAACGCCTGGGTTACGACGATTCCCTGGATGTCGTGGGGGTGCACGGCGTGGGCGGCCTTTGGGGCGCCTTGGCCACGGGTCTTTTCGCATCCACCGCAGCCAACCCCGACGGCGTGAACGGCCTTTTTTTTGGAAACGCCCACCAGTTTTTCATCCAGGCGGTGGGAGCGGCTGCCGCTCTCGTCTATTCGTTCGTCCTCTCCTGGGTGCTCTTCAAGCTGATCGACGCGGTGATCGGCCTCCGGGTGCCCCTGGAAGACGAAGTGCAGGGACTCGACCTCACCCAGCACAGCGAAACGGGCTACACGTGGACGTAG
- a CDS encoding P-II family nitrogen regulator produces the protein MRKIEAIIKPFKLDDVKEALNALGVTGMTVSEVKGFGRQKGHREVYRGAEYVVEFQPKLKLEIVVDSELTERVVDAILKIARTGKIGDGKIFVFPVEEVIRIRTGESGAGAI, from the coding sequence GTGAGAAAAATCGAAGCGATCATCAAGCCGTTCAAACTCGATGACGTCAAGGAAGCGCTGAACGCGCTGGGCGTCACCGGCATGACCGTCTCGGAAGTCAAAGGTTTCGGCCGCCAGAAGGGTCACCGGGAAGTCTACCGGGGCGCGGAGTACGTGGTGGAATTCCAGCCGAAGCTGAAGCTCGAAATCGTGGTGGATTCGGAACTGACCGAGCGCGTGGTGGACGCGATCCTTAAGATCGCGCGGACGGGAAAGATCGGCGACGGAAAGATCTTCGTCTTTCCGGTGGAGGAAGTCATCCGGATACGGACCGGCGAAAGCGGTGCGGGCGCGATTTGA
- the pyrF gene encoding orotidine-5'-phosphate decarboxylase yields the protein MPERISLEERLIFALDMPSADDARAWVKRLEDRVKFYKVGFQLFLAGGFPLVDWILARNLKVFLDLKFFDVPETVRNAVAQLRGRGITFTTVHGNDRMLEAAVQEKGDVKILAVTALTSLDQTDLEDLGFQCSVEDLVLSRARRALRIGCDGLISSGLEVPKLRNELGTGFVVVSPGIRPVANVDDQKRTVDARQAFAWGADHIVVGRPIRDAENPATIVDRMFRQIQAGLDEFTSRPRSS from the coding sequence ATGCCGGAACGGATCTCCCTGGAAGAACGGCTCATCTTCGCCCTGGACATGCCTTCAGCCGATGACGCCAGAGCCTGGGTAAAACGTTTGGAAGATCGGGTAAAATTCTACAAGGTGGGATTCCAGCTGTTCCTGGCCGGAGGCTTTCCGCTCGTCGATTGGATCCTCGCTCGAAACCTCAAGGTCTTCCTGGACCTCAAATTCTTCGACGTCCCTGAAACCGTCAGGAACGCGGTCGCCCAACTCAGGGGCCGCGGTATCACCTTCACCACCGTCCATGGCAACGACCGTATGCTGGAAGCGGCGGTGCAAGAAAAAGGGGACGTGAAGATCCTTGCGGTCACGGCCCTCACCAGCCTGGACCAGACGGACCTGGAGGACCTGGGGTTTCAATGCTCCGTGGAAGACCTGGTGCTTTCCCGCGCTCGGCGGGCTCTTCGCATCGGCTGCGACGGCCTCATCTCCTCCGGCCTGGAAGTGCCGAAATTGCGAAATGAGCTCGGTACCGGTTTCGTCGTCGTGTCCCCCGGCATCCGCCCTGTCGCCAACGTGGACGACCAAAAGCGGACAGTGGACGCGCGGCAGGCCTTCGCCTGGGGCGCCGACCACATCGTGGTGGGCCGCCCCATCCGGGACGCCGAAAACCCCGCAACCATCGTGGACCGGATGTTCCGGCAGATCCAGGCGGGGCTGGACGAATTCACGTCCCGCCCCCGATCCTCCTGA
- the recD2 gene encoding SF1B family DNA helicase RecD2: MAEELTGQVDRVTYTNQENGFSVLRFRVPGRRDPVTVVGTFVSVNPGESLRLEGRWGHHPRHGEQFQVERYETLTPATADGIEKYLGSGLIKGIGPVMARRIVACFGEHTLDVIDADIERLLEVEGIGPYRIERIRKAWEDQKEIRQVMVFLRSHGVSAAFATRIFKTYGRDSLDVVRQNPYRLAMDITGIGFVTADKIARALGFETDSPVRAEAGILYLLFRATEEGHFCLPQGLLLEKGRELLNISAETLEGAVTHLIEDRRVFRETLPPAVAETFADSFALYLKGYHTAEVQTALRLRQLLDYPLPPRRVDPDQALSRLHGRLPFRLAPSQEEAVKRALTDRVLIITGGPGTGKTTLVRAVLAAYRTMNARVCLAAPTGRAAKRLNEATGHPAATIHRLLEFSPHAGGFQRHEEKPLNADLVVIDEASMLDGLLAHHLVKAVPAHATLVFVGDVDQLPSVGPGNVLQDLIRSGVFPVVRLTEIFRQARRSRIVVNAHRIRDGRMPLFQDDSEGLQDFYFIEKENPEEALNVIVRLCTERIPSRFGLDPIDDVQILTPMHRGTVGAQRLNRDLQQALNPSGTAIQRGDRLYRQGDKVMQIRNNYDKDVFNGDLGRILKVDLEEQELTVAVDGRPVAYDFSEVEELVHAYAVTVHKSQGSEYPAVVLPLHPQHYMMLQRNLLYTAVTRGRKLVVIVGTRKALAMAVRNDRTQKRFTLLAERLAGRSTH, from the coding sequence ATGGCGGAAGAACTCACCGGCCAGGTGGACCGGGTCACCTACACCAACCAAGAAAACGGCTTCAGCGTCCTTCGCTTCCGCGTTCCCGGCCGGCGGGATCCGGTCACCGTGGTGGGCACCTTCGTGTCCGTAAACCCGGGCGAATCGCTCCGGCTGGAAGGCCGCTGGGGCCATCACCCGCGCCATGGCGAGCAGTTCCAGGTGGAACGCTACGAAACCCTGACCCCCGCCACAGCCGACGGGATTGAAAAGTACCTGGGTTCCGGCCTGATCAAGGGCATCGGACCGGTGATGGCCCGACGCATCGTCGCCTGTTTCGGCGAACACACCCTCGATGTCATCGACGCCGACATCGAACGACTTCTGGAAGTGGAAGGGATCGGGCCGTACCGCATCGAACGGATCCGCAAGGCGTGGGAAGACCAGAAGGAAATCCGGCAGGTCATGGTGTTTCTGAGGAGCCACGGTGTGAGCGCCGCCTTCGCCACCCGGATTTTCAAGACCTACGGGCGGGATTCACTCGATGTGGTCCGGCAAAATCCTTATCGCCTCGCCATGGACATCACGGGCATCGGGTTCGTAACGGCGGACAAGATCGCCCGGGCCCTCGGCTTCGAAACGGATTCGCCCGTTCGAGCCGAAGCCGGAATCCTCTACCTGCTTTTCAGGGCGACCGAAGAAGGGCATTTCTGCCTGCCCCAGGGTCTCCTTCTGGAAAAGGGCCGGGAATTGCTGAACATCTCCGCCGAAACGCTGGAAGGCGCCGTCACGCACCTCATTGAAGATCGGCGCGTCTTCCGCGAAACCCTCCCCCCGGCCGTCGCGGAAACCTTCGCCGATTCCTTCGCCCTTTACCTCAAAGGATACCATACGGCTGAAGTGCAGACCGCGCTGCGCCTCAGGCAGCTTCTCGACTACCCGTTGCCGCCCCGGCGCGTGGACCCCGACCAGGCCCTTTCAAGACTCCATGGCCGCCTGCCCTTCCGCCTGGCCCCCAGCCAGGAAGAAGCCGTAAAGAGGGCCCTCACCGACCGGGTGCTCATCATCACGGGCGGTCCCGGAACCGGCAAAACCACGCTGGTCCGAGCCGTTCTCGCCGCCTACCGCACCATGAACGCCCGGGTCTGCCTGGCCGCCCCTACAGGCCGGGCCGCCAAACGGCTGAACGAAGCCACCGGACACCCGGCCGCAACCATCCACCGCCTTCTGGAATTCAGCCCGCACGCCGGGGGCTTTCAGCGCCACGAAGAAAAGCCCCTGAACGCGGATCTGGTCGTCATCGATGAAGCTTCCATGCTGGACGGCCTTCTGGCTCACCACCTGGTGAAGGCCGTCCCTGCCCATGCCACCCTGGTGTTCGTGGGCGACGTGGACCAACTGCCTTCCGTCGGTCCGGGAAACGTCCTCCAGGACCTCATCCGATCCGGGGTCTTTCCCGTGGTACGCCTCACCGAAATCTTCCGCCAGGCCCGCCGGAGCCGCATCGTGGTCAACGCCCACCGCATCCGAGACGGACGCATGCCCCTTTTCCAGGACGATTCCGAAGGGCTCCAGGATTTCTATTTCATCGAAAAAGAAAACCCGGAAGAAGCCCTGAACGTCATCGTCAGACTCTGCACCGAACGGATCCCGTCCCGATTCGGCCTTGACCCCATCGACGACGTGCAGATCCTCACCCCCATGCACCGCGGGACCGTGGGAGCCCAACGCCTCAACCGCGACCTCCAGCAGGCGCTGAACCCTTCCGGGACCGCCATCCAACGCGGGGACCGCCTCTACCGCCAAGGCGACAAGGTGATGCAGATCCGAAACAACTACGACAAAGACGTCTTCAACGGCGACTTGGGCCGAATCCTGAAGGTGGACCTGGAAGAACAGGAACTCACCGTGGCCGTGGACGGGCGGCCCGTCGCCTACGATTTTTCCGAAGTTGAGGAACTGGTCCACGCCTACGCCGTGACCGTGCACAAGTCCCAGGGGAGCGAGTACCCGGCGGTGGTGCTGCCGCTTCACCCCCAGCACTACATGATGCTCCAGCGCAACCTGCTGTACACGGCCGTCACCCGCGGCCGCAAACTGGTCGTGATCGTGGGGACCCGGAAGGCGTTGGCCATGGCCGTACGGAACGACAGGACCCAAAAGCGGTTCACGCTGCTCGCCGAACGGCTGGCGGGACGGAGCACGCATTAG